The following DNA comes from Moritella sp. 24.
CTTTCGTCGGTTCAAAACGTACATCTAAGTTAGCAGCGAGCACTGTTAACGCAGGCTCGTTGTCTAAATCAACATTGTGATGCATTGCAGCTAATGCTAGAACACGATATATCGCGCCACTATCTAGTATATGCCACCCCAGTTTGGCTGCAAGTAATTGGCATAAAGTACCTTTACCAGAACCACTTGGTCCATCAACCGTAATAATTGGTGCTACTGCTGTCATAATTTCTCCAAATTCGACATTCTGTATACAACTTGAAATGACGCTGTATAGCTTTGGGCGCGATTATAACGGATCTTCATCAAAATAATACGCTATAACGGTTATTTCACTTAGATTTATGTAATTAAGTACGATTAGTATGAAATCTAATACACAGCAGAATAAGATCATTAACAAGAAGGGTTAACAGTAAAAAGCATTAGTGCAAAAATATAATATAGAAGAAATAAAAAAGCCAAGTGTCATATCAAATAACACTTGGCCAATTGCTTTAAGTCCGTACAGTCAGGTTAACTATACAGCATAGCTAAAAATACTATGCCTGAACTAAACCCGTAAATTGTTCAAAATAGTCAGGAAAAGTCTTTGATGTACAACCAGGATCGTTAATCGTCACAGGCGTATCACTAAGCGCAACAAGTGAAAAGCACATTGCCATACGGTGATCATTATAAGTATCGATAGCCGCATGTGTTAATTGTGCAGGCGGAGTAATTTTAATGTAATCATTCCCCTCTTCCACTTCAGCACCCACTTTACGTAACTCAGTCGCCATCGCCGCTAAACGATCGGTTTCTTTCACACGCCAGTTGTATACGTTACGAATAACTGTTGTTCCTTTTGCAAACAATGCTGTGGTCGCAATTGTCATTGCCGCATCAGGAATATGGTTCATATCTAAATCAACCGCATTTAATTCACCAACTTCAGATTCAATGTAGCTATCGCCCCATGTAATTTTACCGCCCATTGCAGAAATAACATCAGCAAACTGGATATCACCTTGAATCGATTTTTTGCCAATACCCGTCACACGGATTTTACCGCCTTTAATTGCCGCAGCAGCAAGGAAGTAAGAAGCTGAAGATGCATCGCCTTCAACAAGGAAGTCTCCTGCAGCTTGATACGTTTGCTTACCTTTAATGGTAAAGGTCTGATAGTTATCATGGCTCACCGAAATGCCAAACTGTTGCATAATATGCAGAGTAATTTCAATATACGGCTTAGACACTAACTCACCGATGATCTCAATTGTTGTGTCATTTTCAGCAAGTGGCGCAGCCATCAAGAACGCAGTTAAAAACTGACTTGATACACTACCATCAATTTTAATATTACCGCCTTTTAAGCCAGTGCCTTTAATAAGCACAGGTGGGTAATCTTCATTTTTTAGATAAGTCACATCTGCGCCAGCTTGACGTAGACTATCTACTAAGCTACCAATTGGTCGCTCTTCCATACGTGGCTCGCCTGTTAATTCAAACTCACCTTCGCTTAAGCATAATGCCGCACATAACGGGCGCATTGCCGTACCTGCATTACCTAAAAATAACTCAAGTTTTTCTTTTACAGAAAATGCACGACCTAAACCCGTTACTGTACAAATTGTTTTGCATGCAGACAGATCATATTGCACACCTAATTTTGTCAGTGCGTTTAACATATGACGAATATCATCACTGTCTAATAAATTCGTTAAGCGTGTTGTACCCTCTGCCAATGCAGCCAGTAATAAAGCACGATTAGAAACACTTTTAGAGCCTGGTAAGTTCACTGTACCCGACACTTGGTTAATAGGTTGTAATGTTAATTTTTCCATAAATTCATTCACTTAATTTTTAATATTTGATTCTCTTAAACTCTGTCTTCATCATTCAAGGCAAAGTCAGGACTACATACTTACTTATTCGCCTAGCACACTGATTAACGCTTCCATAAATACAGCGTTTTCATTTTCGGTGCCAATACTGACACGTAAATGCTTCGTTAAACCATAACCAGCAACAGGACGCACAATCACACCTTTATGTAATAACTTTTGATACACAACAGCAGGATCTTGCACTAGCTCTATTGTGATGAAGTTACCTTTAGATGGAATGTAACCAATGCCCTGCTCATCAAAGAATGTTTCTAATACATCACGTTGTTGATTGTTCAATGCAACACTTGCAGTAAGAAAGTCATGATCAGCCAATGCCGCTTTCGCACCTGCAAGTGCAAAACTATTACAGTTAAATGGTTGACGAACACGATTTAAAATATCAGCGATATCGGGATGTGACATACTATAACCAACACGTAGACCGGCAAGGCCATACGCTTTAGAGAAAGTACGTGTGATAATCAGGTTTGAAAACTTGTTTAACCAAGTAATAGACGGGGCTTGTAACTCTTTGTCTACATATTCAAAATACGCTTCGTCCAATACCACAATAACATCTTCCGGTACTTGGGTTAAAAACGAATATAGCGCTTCAGCCGTCAGAAATGTACCTGTTGGATTATTTGGATTCGCAATGAAGATAAGGCGAGTACGCGGTGTAATTGCCGCTAACATAGCCGGTAAATCATGGCCCCAATCTTTTGCTGGTACAGCAACACCTGTAGCGCCAATAGCTTGAGTAACTAATGGATAAACCACAAACGCATGTTGTGCAAAAATAACTTCGTGCTCAGGCGTGACAAAACTACGTGCTATCAATTCAAGCACATCATTTGAGCCATTACCCAAAGTAAATTGTGCTGGCGCGAGGTCATATTTTTTCGCGAGCGCTTGTTTTAGATAGAAACCGTTCGCATCCGGATAACGAGTGATGCCCGATAGCTCTTGTGCTAACGCTTCTTTCACTAATTCACCAACGCCCAATGGATTTTCATTCGACGCTAATTTTACAATATCAGTTAACCCTAATTCACGTTCTAATTCATCAGTCGGTTTTCCCGCTTGATAAGGGTGTAAGCCTTGTACACCTGTATTTGCTAAAGCAAAAAAATCGCAACTCATAATAAATCCTTGTAGACGGCACTTTATTCGTTGACACATGATGCGTGTACTTATCACCGACATCATGTGTCCAACTCATTTTATCCATTGCCTTAATGCGTATTAACTGTTCTCTTTTTAAGAACTACTTCTTATTCATTTATATCGCACATTTAGCGCTGCTGACGTTCAAAGCTTTCCATAAAGCCAATAAGTGCTTTTACACCTTCAATTGGCATCGCGTTATAAATACTTGCGCGCATACCACCGACAATGCGGTGCCCTTTCAATGCCATTAAATTAGCGTCTTGAGACTGTTGTAAAAACGCAGCATCGAAATCACTTGATGCTAAAGTAAACGGCACGTTCATTTTTGAACGGTTACCTGTCGCGACGTTATTACCATAAAAATCACTGCTATCAATATAGTCATAAAGCAGCTTAGCTTTTTCTGTATTAATCTCTTCGATTGCAGACAGACCACCTTGTGCTTTTAACCACTTGAACACAAGTCCCGCTAAATACCAAGAATAAGTTGGTGGCGTATTAAACATTGAGTCATTTTCAGCCATCAATTTATAGTTAAAGATGGATGGGGTTTCTTGTCTCGCTGTATCAAGCAGATCATCACGCACAATAACCACACCTAAACCAGATGGGCCGATGTTCTTTTGCGCCCCCGCATACACGATACCGAATTTACTAATATCTAACGGTTTAGATAGGATGTTTGAAGACATATCTGCAACCAAAGGAATATCACCTGTGTCAGGGATATCATTAATTTCGATACCTTCAATCGTTTCATTTGGGCAGTAATGTACATAAGCAGTATCTTTACTTGATACTTGCCATTGTGAAGCTGGCTTAACAGCAACAATACCATCTGAACTTGGCATTAGAATATTTGATTCGTTAACTTGGCAGTATTTCTTGCCTTCAACAACAGCCGATTTAGACCACTGGCCCGTTAATAAATAATCAGCTTCTGTCTTCTCGCCAAGGATATTTAATGGCACAGCTGCAAATTGACCACGACCACCACCTTGAGAAAAGATAACTTTATAATTATCTGGAATCGATAATAGATCACGTAAGTCTTGCTCTGCAGTCGAAGCAACGGCCATGTAGTCTTTACTACGATGACTCAATTCCATGACTGATACGCCAGTATTGTTCCAATTAATAAATTCTTTCTGGGCTTGTTCCATCACTGCATGTGGCAACATTGCGGGACCAGCGCAAAAATTATAAGTCTGACTCATATCCATAATCCTTGTTAACAAAGCAGCTTAAACGTTCTAAACCCTTATTGAATGACTATCTAATGTAAGCGATTAAACTTAATTTTTAAAGAATTTATTATAACTATCTAAATAGCTTGATTTGTCGTGTTATCAACATTGCAATTCGTCGCAATTTACTTGGATTTTAATGACCTTAGATTACGGCTGCCAAGTACATTAATTAAAGCGCCTGCAATAATCAAACTGCCACCAGCCCACGTCCATAATGACGGGACTTCACTAAACAATATCCAGCCAAAGATAATTGAAAAAACAACTTGTACATAAGAATATGCCGTTGCTTTACTCGCTACTTCAGTTTGCATCGCTTTCGTTAACCCGACCTGCCCTATTTGCGTAAAAATACCAATTAAAATAAGTAATATGACGCCCTCTATGTCAGGCATCACAAAGCCGTCTCCTAATAGAAACACCGATAAAGGTAACGCGATAAGCGGAAAATAAAAGATAATCACAGAGCTATCTTCAGTGCTACTAAGACGCTTAACGATAACATAAGCAACAGCACTACCAAACGCGCCCAACAAAGCGACTGCAACACTAAATAAAGGTAATTCAGCTGTTGATGACAGCGTTAGACTTGGGCTAACGATAAATACTAATCCCACGATACAACACAGAATGCAGATAATAGTCGAACGCTGAATACGTTCTTTAAGGAATATTAATGCCAGTAGCGCTGTAAAGACAGGATGTAGATATTGCAGAATTGTCGCCTCAGCTAAAGGCAACGTTATCACCGCATAATATACACATATTAGGGCTAATGAACCGACAACACCCCGTGCCATTAGTAGCTTTTTATTATGTCCCCAAATCGAAATACGCTTTCGACGCACATCCCCATAACTAATCAGTAATGAAACAATAGCCCTTGCCGCCACTATCTCAAAAACAGGAATACCATCAGTGCTGACTAATTTAACGCAACTCGTCATCAGGGCAAAAGCCAATGCGGACATCAGCATGTACCTTACACCAACAGGGATATCATTTATAAATTGAACAGGCATGGATAATTATTTGCTTCAAGTGATTAGAAACTAGAATATTATAAAACAAATACCTTAAATGAAAGTGATTTTGAATCATTCGTCATGCCATTTTATTTAATATAATTTTTATCAATATAGTCACACCATTGCGCCGAGTTTCGTGCAGGTAGCTCCGTTCTTCCTCGAATACCCAATCTAAATTCAATTACAGACCGCCATTCAGATGAGCCAAGATCAGGTCCGTGTCCATGCCCATCATCTGTCATTATTTTATCCTCAACTATCGAGAACCATTCACTTGAACAGGGTTGCAGCTTAACAACATCCTCCAATACAGGGGCAGCACTGTTCTCTTCGATACTGCTTTCATCAACACTGCAAGCAACAGCAACCACTGACATTGAGACTATCGCAATTAACTTTATGGCTTTTATCATTACAAACTCCTTTATCACTACTACAGTTTGTCGCTATGTTTGCGTATACTGCAGCGATTAAACTAATACCAACATTTATATTAATATGGTGCAACGAATATGATTATTTTTACGACTAACCTAGGCGATATCGAAATTGAACTGGACATGGAACGAGCACCAGTATCTTCAAAAAATTTCCTACGATATTGTAAAGAAGGCTTTTACAACGGCACTATTTTCCACCGTGTGATTCAAGACTTCATGATACAAGGTGGTGGTTTTACTGAAAAAATGCAAGAAAAACCAACACGCCCTGCGATTGCAAACGAAGCAAATCGTGGTCTTAAGAATGTCATAGGTAGTATTGCAATGGCGCGTACCGACTCGCCACACTCTGCAACAGCGCAATTTTTCATTAATTTAGATGACAATGACTTTCTTGATCATACAGCGACAACAAATGCAGGTTGGGGTTACGCTGTGTTTGGTAAAGTGACGGCAGGTATGGATGTTGTGAACATGATTGCATATTCAAGAACGGCTACAGTGAAAGGTCATGAAGATGTACCGAGTGAAGCTATTATCGTGAAAAATGTCACGATTAAGTAAGCCCATCACACTATGAAGAATGCGATAAGACGTTATCGCAATCTTCATCGATTACCTCGAACCAAGACACCCCTCTTTTTTCAGTACACGAGTCGTTGATGCAGGGTTATTTTTTAGCGCTTCAGCAGGTCGAATCGGCCGCGATACTAAATTACCGGCACAATTGGGGCAAATGAAATTCAATACCTTATCGGCACAATCCAGACAAAATGTGCACTCAAAAGTACAAATAAACGCATCCTGTGTTGATGCTGGTAAGTCTTTATCACAACATTCACAATTCGGTCTAAGTTCGAGCATATAAGCCTCCTGTCATGCGTATCAATCGAATGTTTGCTGTTGGGGCAGATCATCAGTGATATCGTGCCAAGCAGCCTTACTGCCAACATAAACATGGCGAGTGGCTTTTACCTGAGGGTCGGTATCGAGGGTACCAAACGGAAAACCGAGGATATCAGGATAAGCATCAAACTTAGTATATAAACTCGAACCACATTCAGAACAGAAGCCTTTGTGTTCACCCACTGATGATTCATAAAACTTAATGTATTCCTCACCTTGCAGTGTTTTCCAGCTCTGCGTTTTTATCTTTGCTCTAGTTCTAAATGCAGATGCATGTAATTTCCGACACATGCCACAATGACAATTAAGAACATCGTCGAATTCACCATCAATTTCATATTTCACTTTGTTGCACAAACAACTTCCTTTGTTGATCATTTTCTCTCCTTGAATTTATATGTACATAACATCTTTAATGCTGCGACTGCATTACCAATTAATCAAATGGACGATCTATAACACACAGTTCACTAAGGCTTAGGATCTGTTGATAGTCATCCCTCATTTCTCGCGTCGATAAATGAGGCGTAAACCAAATGGCATTCAAGCCTGCTTCAATCGCAGGAAGGATGTCTCGATGCATCAAATCACCAACCATCGTCACCTCACTCGCTTTTGTGTCGAGTTTTTCGATAATAGCTTGATAATAAGCCGCCGTCCCTTTACCAATACCTAAGTTTGCTTGGCAAAAATAACCTGATATAAAGGTGTCTAGCCCAACTCGTTCAAATGCAATTCGAATATCTTCCATACTGGAGTCTCCAGCACCAGTCGCCACATACAGTTTACAACCCTGTTGTGATAACGTCGTTAACATCTCAAGTGCACCACTGATAGCTTCAACATGTTCCCATAGACACATTTTACCTTTCATTTCTGGCGGGTTGACCATCAAAGTATCACCCCAATCAAACAAATAAATCTTAGTCATCACGCGATCCTTTTATATTCAAGCCAACCAATACTTATTTACTACACCTACGATTCCAATCATGCGTTAAAGCGCTATTCACGTCAGAATATTAAGTCGCGCCATATGATAAACATTAACATATTGGCCATTTCTGAATGCAAATGCCTTAGACTCACCTTCAATAACAAAACCAAACTTTTCATACAATGCGATTGCAGAATGGTTGTCTGTGTATACGGTTAATTCCAATCGCATGATATTAAGCCAGTTATCAGTCAGATCAATAAGGCTAGTAAGTAATGCGCTACCAACTCCCTTACCTTGGTAATCGTCTTTAACGCCCATACCAAATGAACCAGCATGACGCCTGCGTGCATTACTACACACTTCAAAGCCTAAGTTACCTACAACTTCACCATTCATTTCTGCGACAAAGGAATAGACATTAGCAGGTACGTTCGCCATGCGGTCTGCCCAGCCTTTACCCGATGGATTTGGTAATTGTAGCGTGCCGCTATACGCATTTTTACAGGCATAAATATCACGAATAGCCGAGGCATCATCGGGTTCTGAATGTCGTACTTGTATTTTATCCATAAATATCTCTGTATTTCATCAAACCGGAATCTATACCATAATATGTGCAGATTCATAAGTACATGGTAATTAACGTATTAATAAAATAATTCATCTCTATATTTTCAGTACTTCACCTTGAATCTCTCTGTTACTAACAACACACAGAATAAGTGATGCACTATCATCATGAGATGCAATAGAAAG
Coding sequences within:
- the aroA gene encoding 3-phosphoshikimate 1-carboxyvinyltransferase translates to MEKLTLQPINQVSGTVNLPGSKSVSNRALLLAALAEGTTRLTNLLDSDDIRHMLNALTKLGVQYDLSACKTICTVTGLGRAFSVKEKLELFLGNAGTAMRPLCAALCLSEGEFELTGEPRMEERPIGSLVDSLRQAGADVTYLKNEDYPPVLIKGTGLKGGNIKIDGSVSSQFLTAFLMAAPLAENDTTIEIIGELVSKPYIEITLHIMQQFGISVSHDNYQTFTIKGKQTYQAAGDFLVEGDASSASYFLAAAAIKGGKIRVTGIGKKSIQGDIQFADVISAMGGKITWGDSYIESEVGELNAVDLDMNHIPDAAMTIATTALFAKGTTVIRNVYNWRVKETDRLAAMATELRKVGAEVEEGNDYIKITPPAQLTHAAIDTYNDHRMAMCFSLVALSDTPVTINDPGCTSKTFPDYFEQFTGLVQA
- the hisC gene encoding histidinol-phosphate transaminase yields the protein MSCDFFALANTGVQGLHPYQAGKPTDELERELGLTDIVKLASNENPLGVGELVKEALAQELSGITRYPDANGFYLKQALAKKYDLAPAQFTLGNGSNDVLELIARSFVTPEHEVIFAQHAFVVYPLVTQAIGATGVAVPAKDWGHDLPAMLAAITPRTRLIFIANPNNPTGTFLTAEALYSFLTQVPEDVIVVLDEAYFEYVDKELQAPSITWLNKFSNLIITRTFSKAYGLAGLRVGYSMSHPDIADILNRVRQPFNCNSFALAGAKAALADHDFLTASVALNNQQRDVLETFFDEQGIGYIPSKGNFITIELVQDPAVVYQKLLHKGVIVRPVAGYGLTKHLRVSIGTENENAVFMEALISVLGE
- the serC gene encoding 3-phosphoserine/phosphohydroxythreonine transaminase — its product is MSQTYNFCAGPAMLPHAVMEQAQKEFINWNNTGVSVMELSHRSKDYMAVASTAEQDLRDLLSIPDNYKVIFSQGGGRGQFAAVPLNILGEKTEADYLLTGQWSKSAVVEGKKYCQVNESNILMPSSDGIVAVKPASQWQVSSKDTAYVHYCPNETIEGIEINDIPDTGDIPLVADMSSNILSKPLDISKFGIVYAGAQKNIGPSGLGVVIVRDDLLDTARQETPSIFNYKLMAENDSMFNTPPTYSWYLAGLVFKWLKAQGGLSAIEEINTEKAKLLYDYIDSSDFYGNNVATGNRSKMNVPFTLASSDFDAAFLQQSQDANLMALKGHRIVGGMRASIYNAMPIEGVKALIGFMESFERQQR
- a CDS encoding DMT family transporter; the encoded protein is MPVQFINDIPVGVRYMLMSALAFALMTSCVKLVSTDGIPVFEIVAARAIVSLLISYGDVRRKRISIWGHNKKLLMARGVVGSLALICVYYAVITLPLAEATILQYLHPVFTALLALIFLKERIQRSTIICILCCIVGLVFIVSPSLTLSSTAELPLFSVAVALLGAFGSAVAYVIVKRLSSTEDSSVIIFYFPLIALPLSVFLLGDGFVMPDIEGVILLILIGIFTQIGQVGLTKAMQTEVASKATAYSYVQVVFSIIFGWILFSEVPSLWTWAGGSLIIAGALINVLGSRNLRSLKSK
- a CDS encoding peptidylprolyl isomerase produces the protein MIIFTTNLGDIEIELDMERAPVSSKNFLRYCKEGFYNGTIFHRVIQDFMIQGGGFTEKMQEKPTRPAIANEANRGLKNVIGSIAMARTDSPHSATAQFFINLDDNDFLDHTATTNAGWGYAVFGKVTAGMDVVNMIAYSRTATVKGHEDVPSEAIIVKNVTIK
- a CDS encoding DUF1272 domain-containing protein; this translates as MLELRPNCECCDKDLPASTQDAFICTFECTFCLDCADKVLNFICPNCAGNLVSRPIRPAEALKNNPASTTRVLKKEGCLGSR
- a CDS encoding GFA family protein gives rise to the protein MINKGSCLCNKVKYEIDGEFDDVLNCHCGMCRKLHASAFRTRAKIKTQSWKTLQGEEYIKFYESSVGEHKGFCSECGSSLYTKFDAYPDILGFPFGTLDTDPQVKATRHVYVGSKAAWHDITDDLPQQQTFD
- a CDS encoding HAD family hydrolase, whose translation is MTKIYLFDWGDTLMVNPPEMKGKMCLWEHVEAISGALEMLTTLSQQGCKLYVATGAGDSSMEDIRIAFERVGLDTFISGYFCQANLGIGKGTAAYYQAIIEKLDTKASEVTMVGDLMHRDILPAIEAGLNAIWFTPHLSTREMRDDYQQILSLSELCVIDRPFD
- a CDS encoding GNAT family N-acetyltransferase, whose amino-acid sequence is MDKIQVRHSEPDDASAIRDIYACKNAYSGTLQLPNPSGKGWADRMANVPANVYSFVAEMNGEVVGNLGFEVCSNARRRHAGSFGMGVKDDYQGKGVGSALLTSLIDLTDNWLNIMRLELTVYTDNHSAIALYEKFGFVIEGESKAFAFRNGQYVNVYHMARLNILT